One window of the Zygotorulaspora mrakii chromosome 6, complete sequence genome contains the following:
- a CDS encoding sugar porter family MFS transporter: MKNHVRYCFSRCIQFITTSINSLSIFDTMGFKDTILFRNVDYHGRLYDKFPKVYNVYVIGLVACISGFMFGFDISSMSSMIGTSHYQEYFNHPSSTAQGGITASMAGGSFLGSLISPNFSDAYGRRFSLHMCATFWMIGAILQCASQNQAMLIVGRVVSGVGVGFGSSIAPVYCSEVAPPKIRGTICGLFQLCVTVGIMVLFYIGFGCSYINGTAAFRVTWGIQLVPGLVLLTATFFLPESPRWLANNNRWEEAYEVISNVTAHGNKDDSNVQFQLQEIKEQVLIDQQAVNFSYKHLFRKKTIQKTLVGISAQMWQQLCGMNVMMYYIVYIFRMAGYTGSNVLVSGSIQYVLNVVMTIPALVLVDKIGRRPVLITGGIFMFIWLFVVAGLLATYSVPEPDGFDGDRTVTISIPTYNAPAARGVIAACYLFVCSFAPTWGIGIWIYCSEIFNNMERAKGSALCAAVNWAFNFALAMFVPDAFQNISWRTYIIFGVFSFVMTVQTFFMFPETKGKTLEEIDQMWADKVPAWKTASHVPVLPIVEDEYGNKLGVNGTVQHVEDAKPQSELVEKMESARDSSSGP; encoded by the coding sequence ATGAAGAATCATGTGCGTTATTGTTTCTCTCGTTGTATTCAATTCATAACAACATCCATCAACTCTCTCTCCATATTTGATACGATGGGTTTTAAAGATACTATACTATTTCGTAATGTCGACTATCACGGTCGTCTATACGACAAATTTCCAAAGGTGTACAATGTCTATGTCATAGGACTGGTCGCTTGTATATCCGGTTTCATGTTCGGGTTCGATATTTCCTCGATGTCTTCGATGATAGGCACATCTCACTATCAGGAGTACTTCAACCACCCTTCCTCAACTGCGCAAGGTGGTATTACAGCATCCATGGCAGGCGGGTCCTTCTTAGGGTCGTTAATTTCACCAAATTTTTCGGATGCTTACGGTCGTAGATTCTCTCTGCACATGTGTGCTACTTTCTGGATGATTGGTGCAATTTTGCAATGTGCATCACAAAATCAGGCCATGCTTATTGTTGGCCGTGTTGTCAGTGGTGTTGGTGTTGGTTTCGGTTCCTCGATTGCACCTGTCTACTGTTCCGAAGTTGCTCCTCCAAAAATTAGAGGTACGATTTGTGGTCTCTTCCAACTTTGTGTTACTGTTGGTATTATGGTTCTGTTCTACATTGGTTTTGGATGCAGTTATATTAATGGTACCGCAGCTTTCCGTGTAACTTGGGGTATTCAATTGGTTCCGGGACTTGTCTTACTTACAGCCACTTTTTTCTTACCTGAATCTCCAAGATGGTTGGCAAATAATAACCGCTGGGAAGAAGCATATGAAGTGATATCCAACGTGACTGCTCATGGAAATAAGGATGACTCTaatgttcaatttcagctACAAGAGATCAAGGAGCAGGTTTTGATTGATCAACAAGCAGTAAACTTCAGCTACAAACACTTATTCCGTAAGAAGACCATTCAAAAGACATTGGTCGGAATATCTGCCCAAATGTGGCAACAACTTTGTGGTATGAATGTTATGATGTATTACATCGTTTACATTTTTAGAATGGCAGGTTATACTGGCTCAAATGTTTTGGTTTCGGGGTCTATTCAATACGTTTTGAATGTTGTTATGACTATTCCAGCATTAGTTCTGGTTGATAAGATCGGTCGTAGACCAGTTTTAATTACTGGTGGTATTTTCATGTTCATTTGGTTGTTCGTTGTTGCTGGTCTTCTAGCCACTTATTCCGTTCCTGAACCTGATGGATTTGATGGTGATAGGACTGTTACCATTAGCATTCCCACTTACAATGCTCCTGCAGCTCGTGGTGTCATTGCAGCTTGTTATTTGTTTGTCTGCTCCTTTGCTCCAACTTGGGGTATTGGTATCTGGATTTACTGctctgaaattttcaacaatatgGAGCGTGCCAAGGGTTCTGCACTTTGTGCCGCAGTTAATTGGgctttcaattttgctCTGGCAATGTTTGTCCCAGATGCATTCCAAAACATAAGCTGGAGAACATACATCATCTTTGGTGTTTTCTCATTTGTTATGACTGTACAAACATTTTTTATGTTTCCAGAAACAAAGGGCAAAACTTTGGAGGAGATTGATCAAATGTGGGCAGATAAAGTCCCAGCTTGGAAGACCGCCTCCCATGTTCCTGTTTTGCCAATTGTCGAAGACGAGTATGGCAACAAATTGGGTGTCAATGGAACCGTGCAGCATGTTGAAGATGCTAAGCCTCAGAGTGAACTCGTAGAAAAGATGGAGTCTGCTCGCGATAGTTCCTCAGGTCCATGA
- the MNN1 gene encoding alpha-1,3-mannosyltransferase MNN1 produces the protein MNEKWKNDLSTMAFGIKDFKDEDIEKFKDSDGFAMIDEESVRMFKKRNDIALAFERMRIYDTCLMQDETVNLQETFEQKRETNLVQGTQNKKEKREFSGVSSGTRDENYRKFDQYDFEHRMFPFIRQFNHDNFSQIIPKFTSPFNKVLKQGDIPIFDPKSPMVNKVINYVYDPTKSFWKNWNLMSAPGSRGIVLSFADSHLAMALKLIATLRFQGNKLPIQVIYKKGDLSEDTIEKISYAARSPNVTLPETKYGNPANEPQEIWFLDVTNTLADNMISEFSHWKGKWLAVLFNLFDEFVFLDIDAINYIDLNDYFESPEYKRTGTVYFRDRVLSAPVSNQCTAIFESLPPKLLEMKYFSNRPFIHSEYLDEDCEKDLTTEEKIYKRFFMDNFQHQMESGLFAISKSKHHIPLVISMTLHLAKKVGSCGWGDKEYFWLGFVVAGRPFSFNEVPAASVGTYQEKKDLDLNRKEEAGEVCSIQVSHISVDGKLLWLNGGSNNCKAPGAAEKDWNDEKLKSFTGTFDSLEALKEYYEVTPIDTSRAVIPHESSGVWYRRDLHCNGYAWCAKYQSILKEYSFDRKKFRGKIVEFDPKDVIFTTAMNYVWSHYDDSDAKKFTAEEKASLDPLAGSIA, from the coding sequence atgaatgaaaaatggaagaatgACCTATCGACAATGGCGTTTGGCATAAAGGATTTCAAGGAcgaagatattgaaaagttcaaagaCTCGGACGGGTTTGCGATGATCGATGAGGAGTCTGTTagaatgttcaaaaagCGTAATGACATCGCATTAGCTTTTGAAAGGATGAGAATCTATGATACGTGTCTAATGCAGGACGAAACTGTGAATTTACAGGAAACATTTGAGCAGAAAAGGGAGACTAACTTAGTCCAGGGAAcgcaaaacaaaaaagaaaaaagagaatttagCGGTGTAAGTTCAGGGACCCGCGATGAGAATTATAGAAAATTTGACCAATATGATTTTGAGCACAGAATGTTCCCATTCATAAGGCAGTTTAATCATGATAACTTCAGTCAAATTATTCCGAAATTCACTTCCCCATTCAACAAAGTCCTGAAACAGGGTGATATACCAATCTTCGACCCAAAATCTCCTATGGTGAACAAGGTCATTAACTATGTTTATGATCCAACAAAATCtttctggaaaaattggaacTTGATGAGTGCACCTGGCTCTCGTGGTATTGTGTTGTCTTTTGCGGATTCACATTTAGCTATGGCCTTGAAACTCATTGCTACTCTTAGATTCCAAGGAAATAAATTGCCAATTCAGGTCATATACAAGAAAGGCGATCTTTCAGAGGATACGatagaaaaaatatcatatGCTGCAAGAAGTCCCAATGTTACTCTTCCAGAAACTAAATATGGAAACCCAGCGAACGAGCCTCAGGAAATATGGTTCCTCGATGTAACAAATACGCTTGCTGATAATATGATAAGTGAATTTAGTCACTGGAAGGGAAAGTGGCTGGCTGTTTTGTTCAActtatttgatgaattcgTGTTTTTGGATATAGACGCAATCAATTACATCGATTTGAATGATTATTTTGAGAGTCCTGAATACAAACGGACGGGAACCGTATATTTCCGTGACCGTGTCCTATCAGCACCCGTATCGAACCAATGTACTGCTATTTTCGAGAGTTTGCCCCCAAAACTACtagaaatgaaatatttctcGAACCGTCCCTTTATTCATTCAGAGTATTTGGATGAAGATTGCGAAAAGGATTTAACtacagaagaaaagatataCAAAAGGTTTTTCATGGACAATTTCCAGCATCAGATGGAATCCGGGCTGTTCGCTATCTCAAAATCTAAACACCATATTCCACTAGTCATCTCTATGACGTTACATCTTGCTAAGAAAGTTGGTAGCTGTGGGTGGGGTGacaaagaatatttttggCTTGGTTTTGTAGTGGCTGGTCGTCCATTTTCGTTTAACGAAGTCCCAGCAGCTTCTGTTGGTACTTATCAGGAGAAGAAGGACCTGGATTTGAACCGTAAGGAAGAGGCAGGTGAAGTTTGCAGTATACAAGTCTCACATATATCTGTCGATGGCAAACTTTTGTGGTTAAATGGAGGTTCGAATAATTGTAAAGCGCCAGGAGCAGCCGAGAAGGATtggaatgatgaaaaactaAAATCGTTCACAGGTACATTCGATAGTCTGGAAGCGTTGAAAGAATATTATGAAGTAACACCAATTGATACAAGTCGGGCTGTGATACCCCACGAAAGCTCAGGTGTTTGGTACCGGAGAGATCTCCACTGTAACGGATATGCCTGGTGTGCCAAATATCAAtcaatattgaaagaatataGCTTTGATCGGAAGAAGTTCCGAGGtaaaattgttgaatttgatcCAAAGGATGTAATATTTACAACCGCAATGAATTATGTTTGGTCTCATTATGACGATTCTGATGCAAAGAAATTCACCGCAGAAGAAAAGGCAAGTTTGGACCCTCTTGCCGGCAGCATTGcctaa
- a CDS encoding ketopantoate reductase family protein has product MSSKLNVLLIGAGGVGTIVAYGIDFVGKSNLSIVVRRDYERVKDKGYSIDSVDYGSLSGWKPQKIYSDIDAAADSRTPYNFVVVCTKNLADIVKMEDLVEPVITPEITSIVLMQNGFDLGRPFFTKYPKNVVISGVSHIGSHNHNGSIVQTQNDKSLISYFDNPNLEKSLQEAETKKFISIYSNEKNNCTYFPDAKWYRYRKLVYNATLNTVCALTGVDTGRLELSGGLESLSIPAMHEVIAIAKADDVELPGDVINAVVHSDDGDWFEPSMRVDVKKGNLLELEVILGNLLRVADELQVDAPILTVLYNLLKVVQFRLKESQGMFKLPEKRHVKDKIYK; this is encoded by the coding sequence ATGTCTTCTAAATTGAACGTTTTATTGATAGGAGCTGGTGGTGTGGGTACCATTGTTGCCTACGGTATTGACTTTGTTGGAAAATCGAACCTGTCTATAGTCGTCCGGAGAGACTATGAAAGAGTAAAGGACAAAGGTTACTCAATTGATTCAGTCGACTATGGCTCCCTCAGTGGATGGAAGCCTCAGAAAATTTACTCCGATATAGACGCGGCAGCGGACTCACGAACTCCGTACAACTTTGTTGTCGTATGCACCAAAAATCTTGCTGATATAGTCAAAATGGAGGATCTAGTTGAGCCAGTAATTACTCCGGAGATAACGTCCATAGTATTAATGCAAAACGGATTTGATCTTGGAAGaccatttttcacaaaATATCCTAAAAACGTGGTGATTTCAGGGGTCTCTCATATTGGATCCCACAACCATAATGGGTCGATAGTGCAAACCCAAAATGATAAGTCTTTGATTAGTTACTTTGATAATCCCAATCTGGAGAAAAGTTTACAGGAAGCAGAAactaaaaaatttatttcGATATATtcgaatgaaaaaaataattgtacgtattttccagatgcCAAATGGTATAGATACCGCAAATTGGTTTACAATGCCACATTGAATACGGTTTGTGCTCTTACAGGTGTTGATACCGGACGATTAGAATTATCTGGTGGTCTGGAGTCTTTGTCCATCCCAGCGATGCACGAGGTTATCGCTATAGCTAAAGCAGACGATGTGGAGTTGCCTGGCGATGTTATCAACGCTGTTGTGCATTCCGATGATGGTGACTGGTTTGAACCTTCTATGAGGGTAGATGTAAAGAAAGGAAATCTCCTTGAACTTGAGGTTATTTTAGGAAATCTGTTACGAGTGGCCGATGAGTTACAAGTTGACGCACCAATTTTGACGGTATTGTATAATCTATTGAAGGTTGTTCAGTTTAGATTGAAAGAATCTCAGGGTATGTTCAAGTTACCAGAGAAGCGTCATGTCAAAGATAAAATCTACAAATGA